The genomic segment TGTTCGAGCAATGAAATCTCTACAAAATGAGGGAAGATTGAGCGTagatgaatttaattttgcaCTACAATTgactaaaaaggaaaaaaatagacacattttcatttctttgccAAATTTAAGTGATAAGCTAAATTGGATTCAATATGAGCATAATCTATCAAAAAATTGTGGTGTGACTAGTTGATTAGTTTAagatttgatttgtttattttaggTTGATGTTGAACTTTAAACTACTTTCTTTTTGTATTTGTGTTACTTgttatgtttaattaaattggtGTTTGAAAGAATTTGCCATTATCCatgttatatttatttgaactaTTATTTGTACTATTTGATTGTGtttcaaataatatttgtttttttaattgatataCCTGGATTTCTActtatgtattttaatattgttaaaCAGATGTCTTCTAATGAAGTCAAAGCATCAATACAAGTtgtaaagagaagaaaatgtgCAAGGTTTTATCAAAACATGTATGGAGGAGTTGTTATTGCAATTATATATCACATGAAATACttaatgaaaaaatgaaatagatTCAATTATTCTGATGGATGAAATTGGGTATGTGAAACTTTACAAACTCCAAGTGAAAGTTATAGAATGTTCAGGATGGAATCACATACTGTATTGCAACTTACAGATACATTGATAAATAAAGGATGGTTCCATCCATCTAAAACATGACGGCATTAGAGGCGGTTGCTATGTTTCTTTGGACTTGTGCACACAACGAAACAAATCGTACTgtccaaaaaaaatttgaaaaatcgGGAGAGACCGTAAGTAGGAAGTTTGGTAAAGTATTAGATAGTTTATGTTTACTGGCCAATGAAATCATCAAGGCTGCAGATTTTCAACTTACAGAAGCTCcatccaaaattaaaaatgatcgTAGATATTGGCCTTATTTTCAAGGGTGCATTGGTGCTATAAATGGATCACATGTTCTTGCTATTCCTCCTGCAAATGATCAAATTCGTTTTATTGGTCGGAAGGGATATCCAACACACAATATCATGTTAATGTGTAATTTTGACATGCTATTCACTTTTGTGGTTGTTGGTTAGCTTGGCACTGCACATGACACCCGTATCTCTTCAATTGTGtttgaagaaatgaaaaatgtgttCCCTCACCCTCCAGAAGGTAcaacttataatttttattgtataaaGTTTGACATTCTATATATTtatctcttgaatttttataatgaaCTAATACTTAAAGCTTTGACTTTTTTCTTAGGTAAATATTATGTAGTGGATGCTAGTTATCCTAATATGAAAGAGTATCTTGCACCTTATAAAGGTGAAAGATATCACATTCCTGATTTTAGAGGTTGCAGTCAGTCAGAAGGTGTAGAAGAAATCTTCAACCATGCATATTCTTCGTTAAGAAATGTTATTGAACGAACAATTGGAGTTTGGAAGAATAGGTGGCATATTCTACATGATATGAAACCATTTCCGTTGATAAAATAGGAAAAGATTATTGTTGCAATAACGGCACTTCATAACTACATTAGACAGTGTGGTGTTATAGATGAGGAGTTTGACAAATGTCATTGTAATCTCAATTATTTTCCTGAAagtcaagaagaaagaaataattatgaaGAAATGGGTTCATATACTTCTAGAAGAGCATTGGATGATAGTTACATGGGTAGAGTTCGGGATCAAATAGCTACTGCATTGATGGAAAATAGaaatcattaatttttaagttatttatgaattatgtgttatttatgaattatttgtgaaactctttttttatgatttattattaattataaactttatgttatataaaaatgattttcatattttcaaaattttattttaaatatataaaaaataaagttaattttttttattttaaataaagaaattcgtgattaataaaaagttatttattaaatactttttatggtaatttaatcaaaattaaaatttatataaattattttgctAAACAACTTctctataaaaaaaacttataaaaaataaatttactaaacagttttaacttaattttaaaagttattatttttcataaaaattatataataacttttaaattaaaaaaaaatcaaatcaaatatgctcttaaaagataaaacaaagaaactaAACTCTCGTGAGCATCCTTCGTCTTGAACCATGTGCTCCTCCAAGCCATTTGACACACAATGGAGAAAGGGGACaattagaaaaaatgaaaaatgaaaattctgAAAAACCAAAGCCTTACAAGTCCAAAAGTCGAAGAAGCAAAATCCAAGATGAAGATTATGATAAGAAGGAAGATAGGAAGATTATGAAAACAAGGAAGATTCAGAAGAGCAAAGTCTCCAGTACTCCCACAAGTTCAAGAAGGAAGATCCGAATAACCAAAGACTCTTCAAAATTCCAACCCATAAGTCCAAAAAGGGAGATTTGAAGAAGGATATGAACAACAATGTCTCCAGAACTCCCACAAGTTCAAAAAGGAATGTCTAAAGAAGCAAAGCCTCTCTAGAATTCCAACCCACAAGTCAAAGAAAGGAGATCTGAAGAAATAAAGCCCCTCTAAAGATGCAGTCCACAAGTCCAAAAGGAAAGATTGAAGAATCAAAATCTCTCAAAAGTTCCAATCCGCAAGTTCAAAAGGACGATTTGAAGAAGCAAAGCTTCTCTAGAACTTCAACCACAAGTCCAGAAAGAAGATTTAAAGAACCAAAGTCTCTCTAGAATTTCAACCCACAAGTCCAAGACGAAAGATGTGAACAAGTCCAAGAGCAAGATTTGAAGAACCCAAGTCTCTCCAAAATTTCAACCCACGAGTCcaagaaaaatgatggaaaGAAGCAAAGTCTCTTTGAAGTTGTAACATCTGAAGAACCAAAGTATCTCCAGAAGATCTGAAGAATAAAATCTTCACAATCCCAAAACATAATTCAGAACAATGTAGGAGAAGATTTTTGAAGACTCAAGCTTTGCAGAAgtagaaatttttaaagaaatccGATATTAGGCAGGCTCCATCCTATTCGTTCGAAATCTTAAATTTAGAAAGTACCAGAGACTGTAGATTCCATGTctaataaataatttgttatttgtctcccaaattttcaacatgaaatttaCGTATACAGTGTTGTTTGGTTGTTGGTTTTTTGTGTTGTTGTGGCTGCTTTTATCGGTGTGGGTGTGCCCctgaaatttttgttttcccaCAACCCCATCGTATCCCGTTGATTTCGGGTCTCATCGTTTTAAAAGGTCCTTTTGCCGACAATTAGAGGGGAGGGGTGGGGTTGATTTTTGCTTactcttttgttcttttgattttattgcactctttttttttaatcttagaTTTTCCCGTTTATACGAGATACGTTTGACAGATTACGTGAAGAAAGCCAGCCTGCCTGCCATGGTAATCCATGTCAAGCGGTtatcccttttttcttttgcctcttttgtttttttgtattttgcaACCTGGACTAACCCAATAGCAGTAGAGACATTAAATCCTAATAATAAACTGGGTTTTTCATGTTATTGGACAGATTAAATTTCAGACCAGATAAATTTAGTAGCCTTTAAAATAAACGTCGGACAAAGATCTAATCCGAATTATTTGAAATCCATTATCTAAATCTATATCAGAAAAGATTAGTCTTCTTCTGTCCTTTCTAGTTCCTTGGTGACATGAAAACAAATAATGCCAATTGAAGCAGTTTAGGCAGAGGAGCATGCTTACATAAAGACTTCCGAGcaacttaaaaatattttatcttcttcatccATCTCAACAAAATAAACTCTCCGCGTCTCGTTTCAAGACATACAACAAGCTGTTTCTATGGGCTAAGCAGATTCGGCTGTCCTCCGTGCAGAAGAATAATAATGAGATTCAAGCTCCTTGAGGCTCGCTGCTGCCTCCTCTCCAATCCTGGCCAGCATTCGGTCTGTTTTTTTTGCTTGCTGGTCAAACTCAACACTTCTTTGCTCCACATGGTCATTAAGAGATGCAAATCCTGAAAAGATTGCCGTCTGCTTCAGCTCAGACACCAACTTAAGCAAAGAATCAGCTGCCTGGACCTGCAGTTTGTGAATTGATCATGGAGAATGACCCAGAAAATGACTATACATCATTCATAAATCTGTGCCATGGAAAAGATGAAAACCACTTCTACCATGGACCTATATCTATATCATCCGAAGAGTCAGGTTGTAtgcattatttatttattttggctATGGTAGTAGTGGATAACCCCCAAGTTTAAGCAGGAGCCACAATTTGAACCCTGGTCCCACAGGGTCAAACCCCCCAAAGGGTGGACATGCGCCGCTAGCCATAGCCTGCAGCTCTATGcattaagtttgaaataaagataaaaaagatgaTGAATATGATGGTAAACAACAAGAAAGTGTTCTCACCATTCTGGCTGCACGCATCTCCATCATGAAAGCTTCTTGTGAATTTCCAACTGCTGGATCATTTACCTACAATGAGGTGCTGCCAAGTGAATATTAAATTGTAGATAAATTCCACAGACGTCCAAATGACTCATCAAACAATCTTATAAGGTTCCAAATCTATAGCAGAATTCCTCAGACTCAGAGAAGCCCATTTCTTTCTCAAACTTTCCTCCCTTGCTGCAATCCCAGTGACATCCAATAAGATTGTAGAATCTGCCTACATGGGTTTGAGAGGCAGTTAGGGCTTAAAGAAGTAGCAATTTAGGTTTGTGTTGCAAAAAAATGTCCAGAAGATCATgtagatttaaattttagaaccaaaaactaaaatgagcaacaaataaaagattaaGGGTCCATTTATTTGgcagtaaaatattttctggAAAATGTTTTCAGGATTTATGCTTGTTTGGAAGATGGAAAATTAATTCcaaatataaaacattttacaagTTTATAGCGTTAATCACAGAAAATGTCTGATGCCCaaagaacaacaaaaacacttttatattaagtttataagtataaatttgatgaatattgatatttaacttcaaatattaaaaaaataaaaaattaatatttaactttaaaaaaattaatttaaaatattaatatttaaattatatagcacaattaaaattaaaaaaatatttttttaatgaaatcattcaatacaattaaattttttatttataaatggaataaatcttactaataattGTAATAAAAACTATTTCAATGATCATCATTTGATGAATACACTTTAAATCTTACTAAAaactataataaaaaatattttaatgatcaTCAGTTAATGAATACATATTTACAGAGTATAAGTTTTGCATATCTTACACAATTGATGAATACTTATATTTTTAcagttatcataaaaaaatgataagatagaaaattttttgaaaattagagtttattttctttacagATATGTGGTTAAATACTgtgaaaaatatcattattgattttgtccattttcatttccatTCTTAACTTTGATCCCAAATTAgtgaaaatcaaatatcaataatgTTTTGTAATCAACTCCTATTTGTTATTTTACTCCAACAtgatggaaaatatttttcataaaatgatctaaataatagaaaatgttttcgatagtttatccaaacaatagaaaacattaaatttttctGCAAAACATTTTACACAGAAAAAATTTTCCTCCAGCAAATCATTTTCCGGTTACCAAACGGaccctaaaaaaaaattcaatcacAAAACGGCAGTTGAAAGACACTTATCAATAACTTGAATTCTcaaaaaatcaactctaataCAAGTTAGAAAGAGTTATACAAAGACAGACTAGAACACTCATAAGCATTATATTTGGCAATGCAGGACCCTATAAATGccatttgaaaaaagaaagagaccATATAAAAGAATCAAAAACTTGGAATGGACAACAGACAAAGCTGATTCCAGCAAAATAGAAGTCTACCAAGATAACCCTTGATTTTTAAACTCAATTAACTAACTAAACTCTCAAACACTGATTCAATAGTTGTCATAGACACTTTATGTTAGAAAAAGGAATGTCTTTGTTGTTAAAGAAAACTCTTAGCCACCACAATGGATAACTCAACTGAGCTATCAAAAAGCCACAATGTCGTTCCTAGGTAAATGTAACAACTAAAACAAGgttaataaaatgaaaataacaaGCTGCTTAACAGCCTTTAACGGATtctattttagttaaattttcaCAGGTGGTCACAGCGTTACAGGCCATTTTTCTGTAGAACACATCGGTTCATTAGACTTCACAATAAATTATAGATTTCACAAATGATAAATCAAGACCCCAGCACCTCATCAAAATTATGTGCTTTTAAATGATTAACAACAATGTTTCTATCTCTCTATCCTTCACTCTCCTGGACCAAATTAGCTGCATCAGTGAGTTTAAAACAATATCCTTAACCCTTTTACCTATCTTTCTTATCAATGaactaaaataaacaactcctGAGCTGGTAGATTTAATCCTAGAATTATatggaagagaaaaggaagaatGACAACGGCTGACTAATTATATCCTAACAGCAAGAAGTTAAAAGATTAGCCATGATAATTTAATACCAgaagcaaaaaaaagaaaacaggattgtaaaaaaatttaaaactcaGTAGAAAAGGAACAAGCAGCAACTTCATttctaaggaaaaaaaattattctaaaaCCGAAACTAATgacaaaattcaagctcaGTGCTCAAGAGTCacctattttaatttttcgataaaaaaacataaatttatttcaatatatGCAATATCATCTATATTCTGTGACACATTGCACAGCAATATATATTCTTGCTTAGGAGGGTTCCATCTCCTAGAATAGTAAAGTGAATTCTGATCCTAAAAATTGAAGGGTTCCCACTTTCCACCTCTAGGTTCTAAgttcaaaattataaaagaaatgaaaaaccaCCTAGAGAAGGTTAGGAATCTTGCCTTAAGACTCTTTAGACTTGAATAAATTGTAGTAGctattgttttaaatttaaagagaAATAGAGAGTTACCCGGGCAACATTAACAAGCTGGGTGAAATTTTCGACGATGTTGCCGATGTCGGTTTCCACTCTCTGCATCATAGTTTTCTGCTTCTGTGCCGCTGCCGCTGCGGCCGCTGCCGTTGGCCCAGTTCCCACTCCCGTACCTTTGTTCATCGCTTGAAAAGActtctctccctttttgtcctgcaattttaatttagaatGAAAATAGATAACAACCCAACACACCAGATGGGATAAAAAGATTAGGGATGCCAATGGATTGGGTACCATATAATTTTGAAGTATTTAAATTCtaactttataaaaaattaattatcgtaattttattaactattcaaataattttaaaattattatcttaacCCTAAccttattatatttttactacCTTATAACTACCTTAActcatttatataaaaaaattattaaaatcttctttATAAAATTTCTCTATATATATCCGAAtccgtatacatatataataatatttctctatgtatttcataaaattaactactaattaaattaataaaaataaaaataataaaatttaaatttaaataatcaaaaacaaatatcttaaacataaacttaaataactaaaacaaatattcatacaacgatataaatttaaataactatacataaaatttttcttatttaggTTCTTGACCCTTACAGTGTAAGACATGGGTTGCTCTCACATCACATGTGTAAGGCATAAATGGTGGGAACCAAACAACAGCATTCTTACCAAAAGTCAAGTCTGAAAGTACTTATTGCAATTTAGGGTAATGAAAAACTCTCGAGTAAACTAATGACAACATTGACattggcatgttccattaATTCCTAGGGTCTACACTTGAATATCTCCATCCATCAATTAACTTCAGCACAGAGTGAGCCTTGAGGATAATATATCATTACAGAAAACTTATGTTGAGAAGATTCTGACTACAAAGAGTTTTGGATCAAAGATTTGAAACAATAGCAACTCATCAACTCCAAAAAACTGTCTGAAGCAGTCAATAAACTAGTATCATTTTTCAGTAACAAACAATACTAATTGAAGCAGAAAATCTTGTTTGCATAACAATTATTAAGAATGAACCTAGTTTAACAAAATCCTATACCAAAATCTCAATTGGGGAAGAACAAGGGCGTGGGGCTTGGGGCGACACCGAGGCAACCGGCAGGGCGTGGCTGTGGCTGGGCGGCtagggagaaaagaaagatgaacTGA from the Theobroma cacao cultivar B97-61/B2 chromosome 8, Criollo_cocoa_genome_V2, whole genome shotgun sequence genome contains:
- the LOC18593132 gene encoding mediator of RNA polymerase II transcription subunit 22a; its protein translation is MNKGTGVGTGPTAAAAAAAAQKQKTMMQRVETDIGNIVENFTQLVNVARVNDPAVGNSQEAFMMEMRAARMVQAADSLLKLVSELKQTAIFSGFASLNDHVEQRSVEFDQQAKKTDRMLARIGEEAAASLKELESHYYSSARRTAESA